The genomic region CGAGCACAGGGCTCCGGCGCGGCGGGGCCGACCGGCGACGGTGTGCGCACCGAGTTGCAGGCCGACTGCTACGCCGGCGTGTGGGCGCACTACGCGGCCATTACGAAGCAGCCCGGCACCGACGTCACGTTTCTGCAACCGTTGACCGATAAGGACATCGCCGATGCGCTGTCGGCGGCGGCGTCGGTCGGTGACGACCGCATTCAGGAGGCGACCACCGGCCGGGTCAATCCCGAAGCGTGGACGCACGGTTCGGCGGCGCAGCGGCAGAAGTGGTTCACCGAGGGCTACCGGACCGGCGACCCCAACGCCTGCGACACCTTCGCGGCAACCAACCTTGGCTAGGACGCCCACGGCCGTCGACGCCGTAGCCGAGCGCTATCTCGAGACCTTCGCGCGCCTCGATCCCTGTGCCGCAACAGAAATGGGTATCGCCGGCCGGGCCCATGAGGCCGACATCACCGACTACTCGCCCGACGGGGTCGCGGCCCGCGCCGACGCAGCACGATCGGCGCTACGCGAACTCGACGCGCTCACCCCCGCTGACGACGTCGACACCGTGACGATCGCCGCGATGCGGGAGCGGCTGACGGTCGCCATCGACCTCCACGACGCCGGCCTGGACGTCGGCGAACTCAACGTGATCGCCTCGCCGCTGCAGACCATGCGCAACGTGTTCGACCTGATGCCCACCGACACAGAGGACGACTGGGCGCAGATAAGCCGACGGCTGGCCCGCCTGCCCGACCGCGTCGCCGGATATGCCGACGCGCTGCGCGCCGCCGTCACCGCCGGGCATCCGCCCGCCGTGCGCCAAGTCGCGCGCGGCATCGAACAGTCCACGAGCATTCAGCATCTGCTCGTGGACATGGTCGCGGACGCAGCGTCGACCAACCCGGCGCTGCACGAGGATCTGCAGCAGCACGCGGCCAACGCCGCCCACGCCTACCGCGAACTGGGGCGACTGCTGGGCGACGATATCGCACCGTACGCACGCCAGGAGGACGCCGTCGGCCGCGACACCTACCGGCTGTGTTCGCGCTCGTTCCTCGGCGCGACGGTCGATCTCGACGAGACCTATGAGTGGGGCCTGAACCTGCTGGAAGGCGTTGTCGCCGAACAGGATGCGCTTGTCCAGCAGCTCTACCCCGGAGCCTCGGCGGCTGAGGCGCTGCGGCGCCTCGACGGCGAGGACCGCTACACGGTGCATGGCGTCGACGCATTGCAGGCCTGGATGCAGGACCTGTCCGACCGTGCGGTCGAGTCCTTGGCCGACAACCATTTCGAGATCGCCGAACCGCTGCGACGGCTCGAGTGCCGCATCGCACCTACCCACACGGGCGGCATCTACTACACCGGCCCCTCGGAGGACCTCAGCAGGCCCGGCCGCATGTGGTGGTCGGTACCGCACGGCGTCGACACCTTCCACACTTGGCAGGAGACCACGACGGTGTTCCACGAGGGGGTGCCGGGACATCACCTGCAGATCGGGCGCGCGGTGGTGCTCGCGGACCGACTCAACCGTTGGCGCAGGCTGGGCTGCTGGGTGTCGGGCCACGGCGAGGGCTGGGCGCTCTACGCCGAGCGACTGATGGCCGAACTCGGCTGGCTCGACGATCCGGGCAATCGGATCGGCATGCTCGACGCGCAACGCTTCCGGGCGGCGCGGGTGGTCATCGACATCGGGGTGCACTGCCAGATGGCGGCACCCGAGGGCGGGCTGTGGGACGCCGAGAAGGCGTGGCATTTCCTAGTCTCGCACAGCGCGATGACCGAGGAGCATCTGCAGTTCGAACTGGACCGCTACCTCGGCTGGCCGGGTCAGGCGCCGTCGTATGCGATCGGGCAACGCATCTGGCAGCGACTACGCGACCAGGCCCTGGCACAGGGGCGCTCGCTCAGGCAGTTCCACAGCCGCGCCCTGGACCTCGGCGGCTTGCCGCTCGATGTGCTCGAGTCGGCACTGACCGACGATTTCGCCCCCAGCTGATCGTCTTCTGTTCTCCGGTGGCGGCGGTCTAGCGTCAGGGAATGGAATCCGTCGCCGTCACACCGAACCTCACCATGCTGGTGGTCGACGGCTGGCAGGTCTACGTGTGGCGCGACAGGGACTCGACGACGCTGATCGACACGGGGGCACCCGGTTCGGGCGCCGCGATCCTGACGGCGGTGCCCGCAGTCGACCGGATCGTGCTGACACACGGTCACGTCGACCACATCGGCTCGGCCGCCGAGCTTCGGTCAGCCACCGGCGCACCGGTGCACGCGGGCGCCGGGGACGCCGACTCCATCGCTAGCGGGACGGCGCTGCCCCCACCGGTTTTCGAGGACTGGGAGGTGCCGATACACCAGCGGGTAGCCGCAGGTCTTCCCGACGCGGCGCCCGCGGTGCCGGTCGACCGGGAGCTTCATGACGGAGACTTGCTCGACTTCGGCGGTGGCGCCGAGATACTCGCCATTCCCGGTCACACCGAGGGCAGCATCGCGGTTCACCTGCCGCAACACGGCGTGCTGCTCACGGGCGACACGATCGCCAACGTCGGCTCCCTCATGCTCGGCACGTTCAACCAGGACCGCGCCCGCACCGTGGAATCCTTTCGCCGGCTGGCCGGACTCGAGGTGGAAATCGCGTGTTTCGGCCATGGTGAGCCCATGACATCGGACGCCGGTGCGAAACTCCGCGAGGTCGCGGCGGCCCTGTAGGCGAAAGGAGAGCCGGCATGCGTATCGCTGTAGCCGGGGCGACCGGCAACATCGGCGCCCGCACCGCAGGTGCCCTGGAGCGGAACGGACACGACGTCGTCCGCATCAGCCGCTCACTCGGCGTGGACCTGACGACCGGGGACGGTCTCGATGAGGCGCTCACCGCCGTCGACGCCGTCGTCGACGCGATCAGCGCCCCGCCCTCGGACCGCGACGCGACCGCCGAGTACTTCGGGACCACCACCCGCAACCTGCTCGCCGCCGAGCAGCGTGCAGGCGTCCGCCACCACGTGCTGCTGTCGATCGTCGGCATCCACGCCATCGAGGGCAACCCGCATTACTCGGGCAAGCGCGAGCAGGAACGGCTGGTCAGCGAGGGCCGCGTGCCGTGGACGATCGTGCCCGCCACCCAGTTTCACGACTTCGCGGCGACGGTCACGTCGTGGACCGAACAGGACGGCGTCGCCACGATCGCGCCGCTACTGGTCCAGCCGATCGCACCCGACGACATCGCCGAGGTGCTGGCCGAGGTCGCGGTTGGCGAACCGCAAGGCCGCCACGTCGACGTCGCCGGGCCGGAGACTGAGGATCTCGTTGACATGGCACGCCGCACACTGCAGGTCAAGGGCCTTGACATCAAGTTGGTACCGACCTGGGCCGGTGTCTTCGGCGTGACGATGGCGGGAAATGTTCTGCTGCCGGGTGCGAACGCTCGCATCACCCCGACCACCTTCGAGGCGTGGCTGGCCGCCGGCGCCGACTGAACCGTTGACCGCATTGAACACATATCGCTAATGTGTTCAAATGCCCGAACGGTCGGTGTCGCCCGTCCTGCTGGCGGCCGCGACGGCGACGTTGCGTCGCCTGGGCCCCCGGCAGTTCAGCCTGACCGCGGTGGCCGAGGCGGCCGGGGTTTCGCGTGGCACCGTGCACAATGCGCTCGGCGGCCGCGACGCGGCGATCAAGACGGCGCTGGATTCGCTGGCCTCGGCGTTCATCGACACCATGGCCGCCGAGGTCGACCGGGAAGCCACGCTCGCCGATCAGGTCGCGGCAGCCGCGGTCCTGGTGTGTCGGCACCGCCAGCACTCCGACTCGGTGGCCCCGCGGGGCAGCGACGAGAGCATCCTGGTGCTCCTGCTCCGCAACATCGGCGACGACCTGTTGAAACGCGCGGTGGAGCTGTGGAAGTCACGGGTACGCGCCGCGCAACGACGTGGTGAGGTCGGCGCGGGGGTGGATCCCGGCCGGGCAAGCGAATGGATAGTGCGAATGCTGTTGAGTTTCGAGTTGGTGCCGCCGATCGGGGTGAATCTGGACAGCCCACGCGCGGTACGCCGGTTCGTCTGCGATCACATCGTCGATGGGCTGAGGGGAGGCCGGCATGGCTGAACGGGTCATCGCCGAGGCCCGTGGCCGCCAAACCACGGAGGTACCGGCATGACGAATCCCGACCGCCCCTTGGCGGGCAAGGTGGCTTACGTGACCGGCGCCGCCCGCGGACAGGGCCGCGCGCACTGCATCCGACTGGCGCGCGCCGGGGCCGACATCGTGGCCATCGACGCCTGTGGGCCCGTTGCCGAGCACAACGGCTATCCACCTGCCCTGCCCGAGGACCTCGCTGAGACGGTGAACCTCGTCGAAGGCGAGGGCCGCAAGATCGTCGCCGACCGCGTCGACGTCCGCGACGCCGTCGGCCAGCAGCGCGTGGTGGCCGGGGCGATCGAACAGTTCGGCCGCCTGGACATCGTCGTCGCCAACGCCGGCGTGATGAACTGGGGTCGGCTGTGGGAGATCTCGGCCCAGCAGTGGCAGGACGTCCTCGACGTCAACCTCACCGGCGTCTGGAACACGGTCAAGGCCGTGGTGCCGCCGATGATCGACGCAGGCAACGGCGGATCGATCATCACCATCAGTTCGGCCGCCGGCATCAAGGCCGTTCCGGGCTGCGGGCACTACTGCGCCAGTAAGTTCGGTGTCGTCGGCCTCACCAACTCTCTGGCCGTTGAACTCGGCGAATTCGGCATCCGGGTCAACTCCGTTCACCCGTACGGCACCGACACCCCGATGGGCAATGACACCTCGATGTGGCAGATCTTCGCCGACCACCAGAACTACATCCACAGCTTCTCACCCGGCGCACTACCGACCGATTCACTGGCCGACCCCGACCTCATCTCCGACATCGTGGTGTGGCTGGCGAGCGACGCGTCGTCCCTGGTGACGGCGGCCCAGATCCCGGCCGACAAGGGCTATCTCAAGATTTAGCACCGCCGAGTCTGAACTTTTTCATGCGAATTGCGCGAATCACACGCATAAGTTCAGTTTCGACACGGCTTCTACAGGCGAGACTGCTCCTTGATCGCACCATCGGAGGTGCGCAGCGGGCGGATCAGCGCGTCCTGGCCGAACGACGCCAGCAGCTCACCGGACTCGGTGTGCACGGTGCCGCGCACGTACGACATCCCGGCTCCGACCTGTGTGCTCTCGTGGCTGTAGAGCAGCCAGCCGTCCCAGGAGAACGGCTCGTGGAAGCTGACCGAGATCGTCATCGGCGCAGTGGACACCGTGACGTGCGACTGCGCGGTGCCGATTCCCTCGTGCGCGCGCATCGTCGTCGAAATACCGAGATGCCCGGTGAAATACGCGACCAGCGCCTTGGCCAGCTCGTCGCGCGCCGGGATGGGGTCGTAATGCAGCCAGGCATGCAGTTCCGGCGGCCCCACCTCGTCGGGGCTGTTGACGTCGACCACGTCCACCAACCGCACCTGCCGTCCGGCCATGGGCATCCTGCAGTCATGAGCATCGGTGGGAGCCGTCACCTGCGGGCAGGCCAGCGCATGGCGGATGACATCGGCGGTCGGCACGTCGGCCAGCACGGTCACCGTTATGCACCGTTTGCCGTTCTGCTTGGCCGCGACGACGGCCGTTGCGGTGGAACGACCTTCGCTGACGACGTCGATGTCCAACTCGACCGGGCCCGCACCGACCATCACCGCACGCGCGAACACCGCATGCACCGAGCGCACCGATTTGCCCTGGAACCGCTTGGCCGCCGCCACGATCGCCTGCGCGAGCACCTGCGTGCCCTCGACCACCTGGCGCTCGTCCTCGCCTGCGGGCCCGGTCTCGGCCGTGAAGAGATTCTCGCCTGCGGATTGCACGTCGAACAGGTCGAGCAGTCCCTGCACAGACCACGGCGTGTGGGCTGAGTCTGTCGTCATGGACAGGAACAGTAACCGAGCATCTGCAAAAGCGGTAACGTCATTACCAGCATTCCCAAGTTTGAAGGTGGTGACGATGGCCAAGCCCAGCGGACGGGCGACGAGCACCGTCGGCGCCGACACCGAGTCGCGGCCTACCCGATTCATGCGGTCGGCGCTGGCGATCCTCGGCGAGACGGGACGCACCGACTTCACGGTCCTGGAGGTGGTCGAGCGGTCCAAGACGTCGTTGCGGTCCTTCTACCAACACTTCTCGACCAAAGACGAACTGCTTCTCGCGCTGATCGACAAGATCATGTCCGAGTCGACGCGCCGTTGGCGTGACGACACCGCCGAACTGCCCCCCGCCGAGGCGTTGCGCGTGCTCATCGACCGGATCTGCACCCCGGCCGAGTCGTCCACCCAGGACCGGGTCAACCGCGGTCTGACCTACTACAACGACCATCTGGCCGAGGCGCTGCCGCGCGAATACGCCCGCGTTCTCTCACCCGTCCACGACCTCATCAAAGACATCATCGATCGCGGCATCGCCGAGGGCGCCTTCCGCACCGACCTCGACGTCGATGCCACCGCAGCCCTGATCATGCAGTCGGCACTAGGCGCCATGCGCCTGCAGGTGCTGGGCGCCGAACTCAATGGCGCGCCGGTGACCGCTGCCCACATCTACGGCTTCTGCGTCAACGGCCTGCTCGCCAGCTGATCCCGACACCTCGTCTGACCTGCACCCGACCGCCGGAGAACCAGCTTCTCGAGCCGCGCTGTTTTCGCTGGTCTGTAAGTGGTAATGTCATTACCACCAGAGTGAAATCAGACTTCCCGGAGACTTAGGAGTCGACATGGCCCGCAAGCTGCCCTATCCGGTGTTCGACGCCGACAACCACTTCTACGAGCCGAAGGAAGCGCTGACGAAGTTCCTTCCGGACCGCCGAAAGAACGTCATCGACTACATCGAGGTCCGCGGCCGCACCAAGATCATGGTGCGCAATCAGGTCAGCGACTACATCCCCAACCCGACGTTCGAGGTGGTCGCCCGGCCGGGGGCGCAGGAGGAGTATTTCAAGCACGGCAGCGGCGGCAAGAGCTTCCGCGAGGTGATGGGAAAGCCGATGAAGGCGATCCCCGCCTTCCGCGAACCGGCCGCGCGTCTCGAGGTCATGGACGGCCTCGGGCTCGACTACTCGCTGATGTTCCCGACCCTGGCCAGCCTCGTCGAAGAGCGGATGAAGGACGATCCCGAGCTCATCGCCGACGTCATCCACGCCCTCAACGAGTGGATGTACGAGACATGGCAGTTCGACTACGAAGCCCGCATCTTCTCCACGCCGGTCATCAACCTGGGCATCATGGACCGCGCGCTTGAAGAGCTTCAGTGGTGTCTCGAGCGTGGCGCCAAGACCGTCCTCGTGCGACCCGCGCCGGTGCCGGGCCTGCGCGGCACCAAGTCGTTCGGTCTACCTGAGTTCGACCCGTTCTGGGATGCCTGTGTGAAGGCCGGTATCCCGGTGTCCATGCACGCATCGGACTCCGGATACGCCGAGTACCTCAACGACTGGGAGCCCGCCGACGAGTACCTGCCCTTCAAGCCCACCGCGTTCCGCATGGTCTCGATGGGCAAGCGGCCGATCGAGGACTCGATGGCCGCGCTGGTGTGCCACGGCGCGTTGACCCGCAACCCCGATCTGCGTGTCCTGTCCATCGAGAACGGCGCCGACTGGGTGCCGTACCTGTTCAAACAGTTCGACGGCGTGTACAAGAAGATGCCGCAGGAGTTCCCCGAGAACCCCATCGAGGCGTTCAAGCGCGGCGTGTACGTGGCGCCGTTCTGGGAGGACGACTTCAAGCAGATGGCCGACCTGCTGGGTGTGGACCGGGTGATCTTCGGCTCCGACTGGCCGCATCCGGAGGGACTGGCCGAGCCGACGCATCTAATCGACGACCTGCAGGGGCTCGACGACGAGGGACAGCGAAAGGTCATGGGCGGCAACATGATCGACCTGTTCAAGGTACCTAACGAGATCGTGCACAATCCTGACGTGCCCGCGCTCGTCATCCCCGCCTGATTTAGAGGCACGCATTTTCGCATGACCACGAAAGCGAGCCGGCGCCGGTGACCGACAGCCCGAACAACCCCGAGGTACTGCTCTTCGCGTCGACGACGCAATCGTTCCTCGAGAAGGAGACGCCGCTGCGCCGCATCCGCGAGATGCACGACGCAGGAACCTCTTTCGATCCCGGCTGGTGGCGCCGGGCCGCTGAGCTGGGCTGGACCAGCCTGCTGGTGCCCGAGCACCTGGGCGGCGGAAGTGTCTCGGGCGACGGGGTCAAAGACCTGGCACTGGTGGCCGAAATAGCAGGCAAGACCGTCACCCCCGGTCCCCTGCATCCGGTCAGCACCGTGCTCGCCGGGCTCGTCGAGGCACCGGATCACCATGCGGACACCATCGAGGCGCTGATCGCCGGCGAGGTGGTGGCGTCATGGGCGGTGTATGAACCGGGCCGCCCGTGGGCACCGCTGACCCCGACGGTCACCGCGACGCGGACCGCCAGCGGCTTCCGGATCGACGGGGTCAAGGACCGCGTCGAGGGCGGTGCCGACAGTCAGATATTGCTCGTCACAGCGCAATCCGAGGGCGCGGTACGCCAGTTCCTGGTGCCGTCCGACACGCCCGGCGTAACGGTGGAGCCGCAGAACTCCATCGACATGGTCAAGAAGTACGCACGGGTGCGGTTCGACGGCGTCGAGGTCGACGTCTCAGCGGCCGTGGGCACCGCCGAGCAGACCGATGCGCTGATCGCCCGGCAGAGCCAGATTGCGATGGTGCTTCAGTGCGCCGAGGTCGTCGGCATCCTGGACACCGTGCTGGCGTTCACGATCCAGTGGGGCTTCGACCGGCACTCGTTCGGCCGCCCGCTGGGCTCCTATCAGGCGCTCAAGCACAAGTACGCCGACCTGAAGATCTGGTTCGAAGCATGCCGCGCGACCACGAATGCCGCGGTGGCCGAGGTCGCCGCGCGCTCCCCCGGCGCCGATCTGACGGTCAGCGTCGCGAAGTCGTATGTGGGCGAATACGCTCCGGGGATGGTGCAGCAGTGCGTGCAGTTGCACGGCGGCATCGGTGTGACATGGGAACACGATCTGCACCTGTTCCTTCGCCGGGTGGCGTTGAACCGGTCGATGTTCGGCACACCCGAGGACCACAATCTCCGTGTCTACTCGCTCAACAGGGTGAGCCCACACGCAAGCCGGGGACTGGAGCAAGCCTCATGACCGAGACGGCATCGGCGCCGCCCACCACCGAGGAGTCCGTTGAGGACTTCACCGCCCGCGCCGAGGCGTGGCTGGCGCAGAACATGCCGCCGATCGACCCCGCCAACCCGCCCGAACACGACCGCGGCGAAGATGAGCCCTGGCTGCGGGCGCGCGAATTGCAGCGGAAGCTGAACGACGGCGGCTTCGCCGGGATCTGTTTCCCGAAGGAGTACGGCGGTCTGGGCCTTCCGATCGCGTACCAGAAGGCCTTCGACAACGTGTCGCGCAGCTACGAGTTGCCGATCATTCTCAACACGCCGACGTTCACGATTTGCGCGGCGACCATTCTCGACACCGGCAGCGAGGAACAGAAGCGCCGACACATCTCGGCCGCGCTGCGGGGCGACGAAGTGCTGGTGCAACTGCTGTCCGAGCCGAGCGGCGGCTCGGATCTCGCCGGCGTCATCACCCGCGCCGAACGCAAGGGCGACAAGTGGGTCATCAACGGCGCAAAAACGTGGAGCACAAGCGCGTTCGCCGCCGATTATGGGCTGATGCTGGCCCGCACCAACTGGGACGTGCCCAAGCACGAAGGGCTGACGATGTTCCTGGTGCCGATGAACAGCCCGGGCATCACGCTGCGGCGCATCAAGCAGGTCAACGGCTCGGTCGAGTTCTGCGAGGAGTTCTTCGACAACCTCGAACTCGACGACGACGCGGTGGTCGGCGAGGTCAACGGAGGCTGGCACGTCGCATCGCGCCAGCTCTATCACGAGCGGCGAGCGGTCGGCGGCGGGTCGGAGTTCGCCAGTGGCATCGGCGCAGAAGGCAAGTCGGATGTCCCCATCGACTACGTCGAGCTGCTGGACAAGGTCGGCCAGCCCGACAACGAACGGCTTCAAGCGATGGCGGGCCGCGCGTTGGTGCACCGCGCGGTGCAGGCGCAACTCGTCGACCACGTCTACCACGGCGTGCTCGACGGCTCGCTGCCGCCGGCGGCGGGTTCGATCATCCGAATCACTCATGCCGAGACACACCACCTGGAATTCGACACTGCCCTGGCCATCGCCGCGAGCGGTGCGGTGGTCGACGTCGGCGACGGCCTCACCCGGTACGGCGAGCGCTACCTCTCCCGACAGACCGCGGCGCTTGGCGGCGGCACCACCGAGATCGCGCGCAACATCATCGGCGAGCGCGTGCTGGGCTTCCCGCGCGAACCCGCCGCCGACCGCGGCGTGCCGTTCAATCAGGTCAAGCGCAACAAGAGCTGAGCCCCTCGTTCCGGGCTCCGACAGCGGTTTCGACTAGAACAGCGTCGGCTGCAGCTCCGGCGGCGGAGTGGCCGCCGACGCCTCGGCGGCGCGGAACGACCGGCGGTCCGGAACCAAGCCGTGTCTCCTGATGAGCGGAGCCGCCCTGTCGTGCAGCATCTTCCGGTAATCCTGCGGCAGGTAGGCGCCGCGTCCGTAGAGGTCGCGGTATGTCGCGACGAGGCGGGGGTGGCAGCGTGCCAGCCAGCCCATGAACCAGCCGCGCGTGGAGCCGCGCAGGTGCAGGCCGAACACCGTGACGCCCGTGGCTCCCGCGGCGGCTATCTGGGCCAGCAGTGCGTCGAGGTGGGCCACCGAATCCGTCAGGTACGGCAGTACCGGGGCCACCATGACGTGGCAGTCGAGGCCGGCGTCGCGAATGGCGGCGATGAGACCGAGGCGCGCCTGCGGCGAGGGCGTCCCGGGTTCGACGTCCCGGTGCAGGTCCGGATCGCCCACGGCAAGCGACACCGCCACGCTGACATCGACCCGGCGCGCGGCCTCCGTCAGCAGCGGCAGGTCACGGCGCAGCAGCGTGCCCTTGGTCAGGATCGAGAACGGGGTGCCGGAGTCGGCCAGTGCGGCGATGATGCCCGGCATCAGGGCGTAGCGGCCCTCGGCGCGCTGGTAGGGGTCGGTGTTGGTGCCGAGCGCGACGGTCTCGCGCTGCCACGACGGCCGCAACAATTC from Mycobacterium sp. IDR2000157661 harbors:
- a CDS encoding acyl-CoA thioesterase, whose protein sequence is MTTDSAHTPWSVQGLLDLFDVQSAGENLFTAETGPAGEDERQVVEGTQVLAQAIVAAAKRFQGKSVRSVHAVFARAVMVGAGPVELDIDVVSEGRSTATAVVAAKQNGKRCITVTVLADVPTADVIRHALACPQVTAPTDAHDCRMPMAGRQVRLVDVVDVNSPDEVGPPELHAWLHYDPIPARDELAKALVAYFTGHLGISTTMRAHEGIGTAQSHVTVSTAPMTISVSFHEPFSWDGWLLYSHESTQVGAGMSYVRGTVHTESGELLASFGQDALIRPLRTSDGAIKEQSRL
- a CDS encoding DUF885 domain-containing protein — translated: MARTPTAVDAVAERYLETFARLDPCAATEMGIAGRAHEADITDYSPDGVAARADAARSALRELDALTPADDVDTVTIAAMRERLTVAIDLHDAGLDVGELNVIASPLQTMRNVFDLMPTDTEDDWAQISRRLARLPDRVAGYADALRAAVTAGHPPAVRQVARGIEQSTSIQHLLVDMVADAASTNPALHEDLQQHAANAAHAYRELGRLLGDDIAPYARQEDAVGRDTYRLCSRSFLGATVDLDETYEWGLNLLEGVVAEQDALVQQLYPGASAAEALRRLDGEDRYTVHGVDALQAWMQDLSDRAVESLADNHFEIAEPLRRLECRIAPTHTGGIYYTGPSEDLSRPGRMWWSVPHGVDTFHTWQETTTVFHEGVPGHHLQIGRAVVLADRLNRWRRLGCWVSGHGEGWALYAERLMAELGWLDDPGNRIGMLDAQRFRAARVVIDIGVHCQMAAPEGGLWDAEKAWHFLVSHSAMTEEHLQFELDRYLGWPGQAPSYAIGQRIWQRLRDQALAQGRSLRQFHSRALDLGGLPLDVLESALTDDFAPS
- a CDS encoding amidohydrolase family protein, producing MARKLPYPVFDADNHFYEPKEALTKFLPDRRKNVIDYIEVRGRTKIMVRNQVSDYIPNPTFEVVARPGAQEEYFKHGSGGKSFREVMGKPMKAIPAFREPAARLEVMDGLGLDYSLMFPTLASLVEERMKDDPELIADVIHALNEWMYETWQFDYEARIFSTPVINLGIMDRALEELQWCLERGAKTVLVRPAPVPGLRGTKSFGLPEFDPFWDACVKAGIPVSMHASDSGYAEYLNDWEPADEYLPFKPTAFRMVSMGKRPIEDSMAALVCHGALTRNPDLRVLSIENGADWVPYLFKQFDGVYKKMPQEFPENPIEAFKRGVYVAPFWEDDFKQMADLLGVDRVIFGSDWPHPEGLAEPTHLIDDLQGLDDEGQRKVMGGNMIDLFKVPNEIVHNPDVPALVIPA
- a CDS encoding TetR/AcrR family transcriptional regulator — protein: MPERSVSPVLLAAATATLRRLGPRQFSLTAVAEAAGVSRGTVHNALGGRDAAIKTALDSLASAFIDTMAAEVDREATLADQVAAAAVLVCRHRQHSDSVAPRGSDESILVLLLRNIGDDLLKRAVELWKSRVRAAQRRGEVGAGVDPGRASEWIVRMLLSFELVPPIGVNLDSPRAVRRFVCDHIVDGLRGGRHG
- a CDS encoding acyl-CoA dehydrogenase family protein, which translates into the protein MTETASAPPTTEESVEDFTARAEAWLAQNMPPIDPANPPEHDRGEDEPWLRARELQRKLNDGGFAGICFPKEYGGLGLPIAYQKAFDNVSRSYELPIILNTPTFTICAATILDTGSEEQKRRHISAALRGDEVLVQLLSEPSGGSDLAGVITRAERKGDKWVINGAKTWSTSAFAADYGLMLARTNWDVPKHEGLTMFLVPMNSPGITLRRIKQVNGSVEFCEEFFDNLELDDDAVVGEVNGGWHVASRQLYHERRAVGGGSEFASGIGAEGKSDVPIDYVELLDKVGQPDNERLQAMAGRALVHRAVQAQLVDHVYHGVLDGSLPPAAGSIIRITHAETHHLEFDTALAIAASGAVVDVGDGLTRYGERYLSRQTAALGGGTTEIARNIIGERVLGFPREPAADRGVPFNQVKRNKS
- a CDS encoding MBL fold metallo-hydrolase — encoded protein: MESVAVTPNLTMLVVDGWQVYVWRDRDSTTLIDTGAPGSGAAILTAVPAVDRIVLTHGHVDHIGSAAELRSATGAPVHAGAGDADSIASGTALPPPVFEDWEVPIHQRVAAGLPDAAPAVPVDRELHDGDLLDFGGGAEILAIPGHTEGSIAVHLPQHGVLLTGDTIANVGSLMLGTFNQDRARTVESFRRLAGLEVEIACFGHGEPMTSDAGAKLREVAAAL
- a CDS encoding TetR/AcrR family transcriptional regulator, which gives rise to MAKPSGRATSTVGADTESRPTRFMRSALAILGETGRTDFTVLEVVERSKTSLRSFYQHFSTKDELLLALIDKIMSESTRRWRDDTAELPPAEALRVLIDRICTPAESSTQDRVNRGLTYYNDHLAEALPREYARVLSPVHDLIKDIIDRGIAEGAFRTDLDVDATAALIMQSALGAMRLQVLGAELNGAPVTAAHIYGFCVNGLLAS
- a CDS encoding SDR family oxidoreductase yields the protein MRIAVAGATGNIGARTAGALERNGHDVVRISRSLGVDLTTGDGLDEALTAVDAVVDAISAPPSDRDATAEYFGTTTRNLLAAEQRAGVRHHVLLSIVGIHAIEGNPHYSGKREQERLVSEGRVPWTIVPATQFHDFAATVTSWTEQDGVATIAPLLVQPIAPDDIAEVLAEVAVGEPQGRHVDVAGPETEDLVDMARRTLQVKGLDIKLVPTWAGVFGVTMAGNVLLPGANARITPTTFEAWLAAGAD
- a CDS encoding Rv2578c family radical SAM protein; translation: MRWDGQGVGVDDGALPGLQRIGFVRSVRTPQFDGITFHEVLCKSALNKVPHASMLPFKYTVNGYRGCSHACRYCFARPTHEYLDLDCGTDFDSQVVVKTNVADVLRRELLRPSWQRETVALGTNTDPYQRAEGRYALMPGIIAALADSGTPFSILTKGTLLRRDLPLLTEAARRVDVSVAVSLAVGDPDLHRDVEPGTPSPQARLGLIAAIRDAGLDCHVMVAPVLPYLTDSVAHLDALLAQIAAAGATGVTVFGLHLRGSTRGWFMGWLARCHPRLVATYRDLYGRGAYLPQDYRKMLHDRAAPLIRRHGLVPDRRSFRAAEASAATPPPELQPTLF
- a CDS encoding mycofactocin-coupled SDR family oxidoreductase, producing MTNPDRPLAGKVAYVTGAARGQGRAHCIRLARAGADIVAIDACGPVAEHNGYPPALPEDLAETVNLVEGEGRKIVADRVDVRDAVGQQRVVAGAIEQFGRLDIVVANAGVMNWGRLWEISAQQWQDVLDVNLTGVWNTVKAVVPPMIDAGNGGSIITISSAAGIKAVPGCGHYCASKFGVVGLTNSLAVELGEFGIRVNSVHPYGTDTPMGNDTSMWQIFADHQNYIHSFSPGALPTDSLADPDLISDIVVWLASDASSLVTAAQIPADKGYLKI
- a CDS encoding acyl-CoA dehydrogenase family protein; its protein translation is MTDSPNNPEVLLFASTTQSFLEKETPLRRIREMHDAGTSFDPGWWRRAAELGWTSLLVPEHLGGGSVSGDGVKDLALVAEIAGKTVTPGPLHPVSTVLAGLVEAPDHHADTIEALIAGEVVASWAVYEPGRPWAPLTPTVTATRTASGFRIDGVKDRVEGGADSQILLVTAQSEGAVRQFLVPSDTPGVTVEPQNSIDMVKKYARVRFDGVEVDVSAAVGTAEQTDALIARQSQIAMVLQCAEVVGILDTVLAFTIQWGFDRHSFGRPLGSYQALKHKYADLKIWFEACRATTNAAVAEVAARSPGADLTVSVAKSYVGEYAPGMVQQCVQLHGGIGVTWEHDLHLFLRRVALNRSMFGTPEDHNLRVYSLNRVSPHASRGLEQAS